The region GCGCCAGCAGCATGGCGATAGAGCACGAGCTCCGCCTGCGCGCGGTTCGACGACGACCTCCGAAACGCCTTCTCCGCGGCGGCATCCTGACTGCAGCGCTGGCGACTGACGCCGACGTTGAACCAGGCGCTGTCTTGGGCGCGGCCTTGGGTGCTGAGAGCGATGTGGGTGAAGTCCCCAGCGAGCCGTTCACACGCCTCGGCCGTCCAGTCGTTGTCGCGATCCCGTGCCGCCAGCTCCTTCAGCGCGTCGTCGAAGTGCCGCACCGCCTCGACGTGCCCGAGCGGCGGGGGCCGATCCGGCGGTGAATTCGCGATCGTGGTTCCGCAAGCGGAAAGACCCAGGCACACGAGTGCCCAGCGCGTCGATGCCATCGTACCCTCCCGTGGTGCCGAGTGCGTCTCTTCGACCCAGGACCTCGTGGGGGCTTGGGTCCGCGATCGCGCTCGCGTCGCTGGCCTGGGATCCGAAGGCTCTCGCGGTGGAGCCGAAGTCCGTGCTGCTGCTCGCGATCGCGATCGTGCTCGCCGCCCTGGCAGCAACGCGCAAGCTCCGCATCGCGCTGCCGCTGCCGTTGGGTCTGATGTTCGCGTTCGCGGTGTGGACCTTCGTCCGTGGCGGACTCTCCAGCGCCGGAGCGCTGCTCGCCGCCGTCGTCATCGCGAGCGTCGCCGCGGGGCTGCCCCGCGCTCAGCGTCTCGAGCTGGCGCGCGACACGTCCATCGCCATTGGCACCGGCGCAGCCGTCATCGCCTCGGTGCAGTGGCTCCGCGGCGCTCGCGGCATGGAGTTCCACGGCGGCCTGGGGAATCCGAACTGGCTCGGCCTGCTGCTTGCCATCACTCTGGTGCTCACGATCTTCGCCACCGCTTCGCGCCGCTGGCTCGCCGCCGCCGTCGCGGTGCAGCTCTTCGCTTGGGCCGTGGCTCAATCCCGCGCCGGTTGGATCGCCCTCGTCGCCGGCCTCGGCATCGCGTGGGTCGCTCGCCGCCGGCGCGTCGGCATCCCCCTCGTGGCCATGCTCGCGCTCGCCAGCGTCGTCGCCGCCCGCCTTCACGTGACGCATCACGGCGGCGTGCTGGGCGCCCTCGCCGGTCGCTTCTGGATCTGGAAGAGCAGCCTTGCCGCGGCGGTTCACGCGCTGCCCTTCGGAACCGGAGTGGATCGCTTCTCCGACGCCTACCTCGTCGAGCAAGGTCGTTTGCTTTTGGGTTGGGATGCCGCGGAAGCATCGCGGACGTTCGTCCATGCCACCACGGCGCACAACGAGTGGCTGCACGCCTTTGCCACGCTGGGCGCCGTGGGCGTCGTGCTGCTCGCAGCCTTGGTCGCGCTCGGCATCGACGCCACCCGGCGCCGCTTCCCCGCCGGCGCGGGCGCGCTCGGCGCCCTCGCCGTGGGCGCCAGTGCCGACGTCCCTCTGCACGTGCCGGCCATCCTCGTGGTCACCGCGCTGCTCCTTTCGACGGCCCGCCGCGCGCCCCTCGGCGGCGATCGTCTCGTCGCGATCGCGCTCGTCGCCCTGTGCGTCGCGCCCCTCGAGGCGTCGGTCCGCCACTGGCGCACGACGCGTCTCATGACGGACGCGCGGGACGCCCTGCCCGCGGCGCGCTCGGCGCTGCTCCACGCGGCGGCCACACTTTCGCCCGGCTCGGCCGAAGCCCAGTTCGCCTGGGGTACGGATCAGGTCGACCGCGGCGATCTCGAGGCAGGGCTCACGTCGCTTCAGCGCTCCCGCGCGCTCTCGGCTGCGGTCAGCACGGACGTCGCGATCGGCAATGCCCTCGTCGCGCTACGCCGGCCCGGCGAGGCCCGCGCGGCCTACGCGCGCGCCCTGGGCAAGAACCCGGGCTCCTTTCGCGCCCACGCGAACCTGGCCGTCGCGCTGGCCGAGCTCGGCGATTTCCCGGCCGCCCAGCGCGAGCTCGCCCTGGCGCAGAAGCTGTACCCGGGTCACGACAAGCTCCCGCACATCGAGGAAACGGTGCGGCGGCTGCGACTGGAAAAGATGACGCACTGAGAGGTTCCGCGCTGCACCAACAAGCAAACGGAAACGGCAAGACCCCTCCGTTTGGCAAAAGCGATGCGCCCATCTAACCTAGACGTAACCTTGTCCCGTCTCTTGCCGGCGGCCGTGCTCGGCGCGGCCCTGTCACTCGCGTGCGAACCGAAGCCTGCAACGGAGGTGATCGTCGAGCTCCACGCCGAGCCTACGCTGCTGTCCAAGGCAACGGACCTGCGGGTGCAAGTCCAGACCGACGACGGCAAGCTCGTGCTCGACCGCGTGACGGCGGTGGATGCGACCCAGCCCAAGCTGGCGCGGGTGCCGCTGATCCCCAAGGACGAGGACGCCACGCGGCGCTTTCGTCTGACGGCCACGCTGCGAGACTCGACGCAAGCAGCGCTTTCGGACGTGGAGGTGCGCGGCGGCTACGTGGAAGGCGAGCTGCGCGAGCTCGAGGTGTGGCTGTACGACGCATGCGAAGGGAAACAGTGCGGACCCGGGCGCACCTGCTTCCAAGGCACGTGCCTCGGCTCCTGCTTCGACGTGGAAACCAAAGGTCCGGCCAAGCCCACCTGCGGCGAATGCCAGACCTGCGGCGATAGCTGCCAAAACGCCGACGGCATCTCCTGCGGCTGTCCGGGGGAAGTGTGCGGAGCCGGCACCTGCGCGCCGAATCAACGCTTCGACCACGTCTCCGCCGGCGAGGTGCACACCTGCGCTTCCGTGGAAGACGGCACCACCTATTGCTGGGGTGCCAACGCCGGCGTGGGTCTCCTGGGACAGGGCGCGAACGCACCGGATTCCGCCAGCCCCATCGCGGTGCCGGGCGTGAGCTCCCGACGCGGCATCGCGACGGGTGTACGCTACACGTGCACCATCACCTTCGGCGCGCGGAAGTGCTGGGGCGAAAACTGGGAGGGGCAGTTCGGCACCGACGTGGGGGGCATCGTGCCGGATCCGGTCTCCTTCGACGATCCCTTCGACATCGAGAGCATCGTGAACGGATACCGCCACACCTGTGGCCTCACCATCAGCAACGAGCTCTACTGCTGGGGCTACAACGAGTTCGGCAACTTGGGCCTCGGCAACGTGCAGAAGTCGATCAAGACACCGATGCTGGTGCCGGGCTCCTACGTGCAGGTAGCGGCCAATGGAGACCACACCTGTGGCGTGGCGCCCGGCGGGGATCTGTACTGCTGGGGTCGGAACTCCACCACGGAGCTGGGAGCGCCCCTCGGCGATCCGGTGCCGTCGCCCATAGAGCCGGGGTGTGAGTCCGGCAACGCTCCCGGCGTGTGCTTTCACGACTACCGCACGGTGGGCGCCGGCTACTATCACACCTGCGCGATCCGAGAGTCCGGCGAGATGGTCTGCTTCGGCGGCAACAAGAACGGCCAGCTCGGCATCGGAACACCGAACCAGGCCGCGGAAGAAAGCGACCCCCAAGCGGTGGTCAGCTCCGAGAAGTGGTCGGACGTGAGCGGCGGCCAGTCGTTCACCTGTGCGCTGAACGACGCCGGCGCACTGTTCTGTTGGGGCAGAAACGAAGACCGCGAGCTGGGGATCCCGGACGTGGACTTCCTGCCGGTACCCACCCGCGTGCCGGTGGATGCGCCGGCGGGCTTCCGTTCGGTGAGCGCTGGAGCGCGACACGCCTGCGCCATTCGGGAAGATCGCACCCTGTGGTGCTGGGGCAAGAACAGCGAGGGACAGATCGGCGTGGGCGCCAAGACGCCCTTGCCCGTCGATCACCCCACACGCATCTGCCCGCCATCCGCGCAGGCTCTGTAATGGATCGGCGGTGCTCGAGGGCGTAAGCCCAATCCATGGGTCGCCTGAGCCTGCTCGCAGCCGCACTGCTCCTTTCTGCCTGTTCCTCTTCCAACGGCGATGACGCCGCAGCATCCGCCGGCGGCGCTGCGGGAGGCGGTGGCAGCGCCGGGAGCGGTGGCAGCGCGGGTGCGCCCGGCGGTGGCAGCGCGGGGAT is a window of Polyangiaceae bacterium DNA encoding:
- a CDS encoding O-antigen ligase family protein, with amino-acid sequence MEPKSVLLLAIAIVLAALAATRKLRIALPLPLGLMFAFAVWTFVRGGLSSAGALLAAVVIASVAAGLPRAQRLELARDTSIAIGTGAAVIASVQWLRGARGMEFHGGLGNPNWLGLLLAITLVLTIFATASRRWLAAAVAVQLFAWAVAQSRAGWIALVAGLGIAWVARRRRVGIPLVAMLALASVVAARLHVTHHGGVLGALAGRFWIWKSSLAAAVHALPFGTGVDRFSDAYLVEQGRLLLGWDAAEASRTFVHATTAHNEWLHAFATLGAVGVVLLAALVALGIDATRRRFPAGAGALGALAVGASADVPLHVPAILVVTALLLSTARRAPLGGDRLVAIALVALCVAPLEASVRHWRTTRLMTDARDALPAARSALLHAAATLSPGSAEAQFAWGTDQVDRGDLEAGLTSLQRSRALSAAVSTDVAIGNALVALRRPGEARAAYARALGKNPGSFRAHANLAVALAELGDFPAAQRELALAQKLYPGHDKLPHIEETVRRLRLEKMTH